The Phormidium yuhuli AB48 DNA window ATCGGGGCTTAACGTTGTTTGTCAGTCACAATTTAGAGGAGGCCTATCGCCTCTGTCCCCATCTGTTGGTTCTCTCCCAAGGTCGGATGATTGCTCAGGGAGCTAAGCAAAGCATTTTCGATAATCCGGGAACGGTGACGGTGGCTCAGTTGACGGGATGCAAGAACTATTCTCGCCTCGAACTTCTGTCATCTCAGCAAATCCGTGCTTTGGATTGGAACTGTACTCTGGAGACGCAGGGGGAGGTGTCGCCGCTGCATACTCATGTGGGGATTCGCGCTCATCATCTTGTCTTTTTGGAGGGTTTAGAGGGAGTTAACAGCTTCCCGGCTTGGCTGGCGGGGAGTAGTGAAACGCCTCATCGGCAAACTCTCTATCTGAAGTTGGGGGAACCGCCGGCGAGTTCTCAGGATTATCATGTGCGGGGGGAGGTGTTTAAGGAGGTTTGGGAAGGGCTGAAATGCCGTCCGTTTCCTTGGTTTGTGGGGTTGTTGCCGTCTCGTTTGTTGTTGTTGGAGGGGGGGAACCACGGAGTCACGGAGGACACAGAGGTGGAGAAAGAGAAAGGGAGGGGGAGAGGGAGAAGGGGGGTTATTTTTGGGGTCCAAAGCCGCAGAAACGGGCTTTTTTGAGGCGTTTCCATTTGCCTCGGGGGGCGAAGTCTAGGAGGGAGCGATCGCCCTCGCTGTCGCTGGTCCAGATGCCGCTGGGGTCGTCGGGGTCGTCGGGGATGGCTTGTAGTCTGGCCCAGAGGGGACGGATGTCTAGGGGATAGGTTTTGGGGTCGAATTGGGGCATGAGTCCGGCGTCGGCGAGAAGTTCTAGGTCTCGTTCAAAGGTGCGGATGAGGCGTTTGCGGCTGTCGCGATCGCTCTCGGCTCGGTCGAGTCTGGTTCGGCCATAGGCGATGGTCATGAAGGTGGAGACTCGCAGGGGACTCTGGCGGCCAAAGCGTAACTTAAAGATGAGCCAGAAGAGCGATCGCACCATTCCTGGATGTTGTTGCCAGTTGCGAAAGGCCAGTTCGATCCAATCGGCTTCAATGTTGGTGGTTTGATAAAATCCTCGTCCTTGTTGCTGGCCTTGGGGATTGAGGAAATGCTCAACCCAGGGGCCGGGACGAATGGAGAGGGTGAAGCCACTGGGATGGGGTTGAGACCCCTGAGGGGGATGATGCTCAAATTGGACTAATTCCCACAGGGGATGTTCGGCTTCTTCAAAGGCGGGAATATCTCCCTGTTGTAACCAATGAATGGCGACACGGAGGCGGCTCACTTCCCGCACGAGACGCTCTAGCAGGGTCAGTTTATCGTGTTGGCTGAGATCCCGTCGTCGTTGGAGCCCAAAATAGTCTGCAAGGTCGCGATCGCTCAAGGAAAAGACCCCCTGGGTCGGGTCTGGGAGCTGGGTCGCTTTGGCTGCATAAATCAGATGTAAACAGGCTGAGCGAATGTCAAATTCGGCAATATTTGAGTGGGAGGTCGGGTCTTGGTTGTCTCCCTGAAGCCAAAATTGCAGTTCTCCTCGCCCCCGTTTTACGGGTTTACGATAGGTCCAGCGATCGCCCTCCCAAATCCAAGGGATATCGCCTCGTTGAGCCAAAAGATTACAGCCTTCCCAAATGACCAGGGGAGAGGCTAGATTCAGATGCAGGTGTTGGCTGGATTTGTCACGGGGAGGAGAGTGGGCTGGGGGGTCAAAATCTTGGTTGTGAGAGCAGTTGGAGCCGACAGGAAGCCAGTTTAAATCTAGAACTCCCATGGGTCGGAATTGCCGAAATTTGGGATTAAGGTGCCGATGAATGACCTGGGGCACACAGATTTCAGGACATTTCTGGCAACTGGGATAGCCTGAACGGTAGGGAAATAACATCATGGGCTGTGCTTGGATTATAAACAAAAAACGAACATTCAAAAACTAGAGATTTCGCTAGGCTGACCGAATTAAAGACAGATAATTTTTATGATTAGGTTAGGTTAAGGTTAAGTCCACAATTTTTTATAGTTTTTATTGCTGCAAAATCGATAAATTGTTGCAACTTATACTTTTTTACTTTTCCTTGATGTATAAAATATGTATCGTTTCAAGAGCCAACTCAATCCCAAATTTACCATGCAAGTTACAGAAGGAAATGTTTTAAAAGGAACCATCAAGCATATCAACGTAGGAACGGTGAATGCTGAGGTGACCTTAGAGGTCAATCCAGGGGTAGAAATTACCGCCATGGTGACGAAAGCGTCGGTAGATACGTTGCAGTTGAGTCATGGAAAAGATGTTTATGCCGTCATTCAAGGAAGTCATGTCATGATTGATGTGGATTAATGCCAAAACATTTCCCCCTCTTCGGTGTTCCGAGGAAGACTTAGGAGGGGGGAGATGCGGATGCCAGAGCTAACACTTCGTCGGCTCCTAAGCCCCGTTTGAGTTGGGTGGCTCGTACTCGTACGGCATCGAGTAGGGATTGTTGATAATGGGGGCTAGTGGGGGTTAGGGAGAGCTGATGGCGTTCTAGACAGGCGGCGATCGCCCGTCGCCCGGAATGTTTGCCGATTCCGATCTGATGCTGGGTTCCCAGCCATTGGGGGGGGAAGGGTTCATAGGTTTGGGGATTTTTGAGGATACCATCGGCATGAATCCCCGATTCATGGGTAAAGACATTCTCCCCGACGATGGCTTTCCAGGGGGGGAGGGGCCCAGGATGAGTGAACTGTTGAACGGCTTGGGAGAGTTGTAACAGTTGACGACTATCAATGCCAAAGTCCCAATCCTGAAGGCGACGCATGGCAACAACGACTTCTTCGAGGGCCGCGTTTCCGGCCCGCTCGCCGATTCCGTTGACGGTGACATCGACAACCTTGGCCCCGGCTCGCAATCCCGCTAGGGCGTTGGCGGTGGCCATTCCTAGGTCGTCATGGGTATGCACTTCAACGGGAATGTCGAGGGAGTCGACGAGGGGCTGCACCTGTTCCATCATCTGGAAGGGGTCAAGGATACCGAGGGTGTCACAGAAGCGAAACCGTTGCGCTCCTAGGCGTTGGGCGGTTTTAGCTACGGCTAAGAGAAATTCGGGATCGGCTCGGGAGGCATCTTCTGCGCCGACGGAGATAAACTGGCTGCGATCG harbors:
- the nifV gene encoding homocitrate synthase → MNDRQNAFGTDPLHPKLLDTTLRDGEQMAGVALTPDEKVAIAQLLDAIGVPEIEVGVAAMGGEEAVAITTLVNSSLNAELLGWNRARISDLAASFDCGLQRVHISLPVSEVQIAAKFGGDRQRLWQQLEESLTFARDRSQFISVGAEDASRADPEFLLAVAKTAQRLGAQRFRFCDTLGILDPFQMMEQVQPLVDSLDIPVEVHTHDDLGMATANALAGLRAGAKVVDVTVNGIGERAGNAALEEVVVAMRRLQDWDFGIDSRQLLQLSQAVQQFTHPGPLPPWKAIVGENVFTHESGIHADGILKNPQTYEPFPPQWLGTQHQIGIGKHSGRRAIAACLERHQLSLTPTSPHYQQSLLDAVRVRATQLKRGLGADEVLALASASPPS
- a CDS encoding sulfate/molybdate ABC transporter ATP-binding protein produces the protein MSLTVQIQKNLANYSLEVDFELERQPLGLLGRSGSGKSLTLRCIAGIDTPDAGRIVLNDRVLYDSRRGINLPSRDRRVGFVFQNYALFPHLTVRDNIAYGLKGCGKAERLRRVEEQLQQVQLLGLGDRYPHQLSGGQQQRVALARALAPEPDLLLLDEPFSALDAHLRSELEIQLSQTLADYRGLTLFVSHNLEEAYRLCPHLLVLSQGRMIAQGAKQSIFDNPGTVTVAQLTGCKNYSRLELLSSQQIRALDWNCTLETQGEVSPLHTHVGIRAHHLVFLEGLEGVNSFPAWLAGSSETPHRQTLYLKLGEPPASSQDYHVRGEVFKEVWEGLKCRPFPWFVGLLPSRLLLLEGGNHGVTEDTEVEKEKGRGRGRRGVIFGVQSRRNGLF
- a CDS encoding TOBE domain-containing protein, which translates into the protein MQVTEGNVLKGTIKHINVGTVNAEVTLEVNPGVEITAMVTKASVDTLQLSHGKDVYAVIQGSHVMIDVD